One Streptomyces sp. B21-105 genomic region harbors:
- a CDS encoding SpoIIE family protein phosphatase codes for MEAPHRAGAAPEQPRGAVGYAGVLRELLPIALWREDSDGRIVEWSLAAQDLLGYRPQDVLDRLASALLVPEGNRELADHLTHRVQGGETVVGTLSVRHRDGHQVTMEMWIVPAADARGRPGALLIAVETSQVLRMRDSLAALESLFRQSPIGLATLGADLRFLRVNDALARMNGASAAEHLGRRLTEVVPGVNAVALEATMREVLERGTAVVDVRRTGRTPADPDRERTWSCSYAPLLDGGGRTLGVIASLIDITESQQAEHDAERARHRFALLAEAGARIGTTLDLRQTSEEIVQMLVPQLADSADVQLLEEVLAPDESTAVTRGVVRRTAALFPDPAAPTAKLRPGMTSRIAAGSLYERVIADGRPTNLYRADVPALVTDPRADELRAYLISLGSARLIPLVARGKVLGAIVVTRLRSREPFDDQECVLIDELAARAALNIDNALMYTRQRAAALTLQRSLTNRALPVVPGLELTGRYRPASEHDVGGDWYDVIALPDGRTGLVIGDVMGHGIHAAAVMGQLRTAVRTLARHDVDPARMLRSLDAVVAEMGDDQMATCVYAVHDPAAGGCLVARAGHPPPAVVTGAGAVTFLDGSPGTPLGTGGRQFEAEEVPLPSGSLLVLYTDGLIEARDRDLDQGLDRLARSLRRPGRPLPALCDGVLEQMLPRPAQDDVAILMARPQ; via the coding sequence GTGGAAGCCCCTCACCGGGCGGGCGCGGCGCCCGAGCAGCCTCGGGGAGCTGTCGGGTACGCCGGCGTACTGCGGGAGCTGCTTCCGATCGCGCTGTGGCGGGAGGACTCGGACGGCCGCATCGTGGAGTGGTCGCTGGCCGCTCAGGACCTGCTCGGGTACCGGCCGCAGGACGTCCTCGACCGGCTCGCTTCGGCCCTTCTGGTGCCCGAGGGCAACCGTGAGCTGGCCGACCACCTCACCCACCGCGTCCAGGGCGGGGAGACCGTGGTCGGCACGCTGTCGGTGCGCCACCGCGACGGCCACCAGGTCACCATGGAGATGTGGATCGTCCCGGCCGCCGACGCGCGGGGCCGGCCCGGAGCTCTGCTGATCGCCGTGGAGACCTCCCAGGTGCTGCGCATGCGCGATTCCCTCGCGGCCCTGGAGAGCCTCTTCCGCCAGTCGCCCATCGGCCTAGCCACCCTCGGCGCCGACCTGCGCTTCCTCCGGGTCAACGACGCCCTCGCCCGGATGAACGGCGCCTCGGCCGCCGAGCACCTCGGCAGGCGGCTGACCGAGGTCGTGCCCGGTGTCAACGCGGTGGCGCTGGAGGCGACCATGCGGGAGGTCCTGGAGCGGGGGACGGCCGTCGTCGACGTCCGCCGCACCGGGCGGACCCCCGCGGACCCCGACCGCGAACGCACCTGGTCGTGCTCCTACGCGCCGCTGCTCGACGGCGGCGGCCGGACCCTGGGCGTGATCGCCTCCCTCATCGACATCACCGAGAGCCAGCAGGCGGAACACGACGCCGAACGCGCCCGTCACCGCTTCGCGCTGCTGGCGGAGGCCGGCGCCCGCATCGGCACCACCCTGGATCTGCGGCAGACCTCCGAGGAGATCGTGCAGATGCTGGTGCCCCAGCTCGCCGACTCCGCCGACGTGCAGCTCCTCGAGGAGGTCCTCGCACCCGACGAGTCCACCGCCGTCACCCGGGGCGTGGTCCGGCGGACGGCCGCCCTCTTCCCCGATCCCGCCGCACCGACCGCGAAGCTGCGCCCCGGCATGACCTCCCGGATCGCGGCGGGCTCCCTCTACGAACGGGTCATCGCCGACGGCCGCCCCACCAACCTCTACCGGGCCGACGTTCCCGCCCTGGTCACCGACCCGCGCGCCGACGAGCTGCGCGCCTACCTCATAAGCCTCGGGTCCGCGCGGCTGATCCCGCTGGTCGCCCGGGGCAAGGTCCTCGGGGCGATCGTGGTGACACGGCTGCGCAGCCGTGAGCCCTTCGACGACCAGGAGTGCGTGCTCATCGACGAGCTGGCGGCGCGTGCCGCCCTCAACATCGACAACGCGCTCATGTACACCCGGCAGCGGGCGGCGGCCCTGACCCTGCAGCGCAGTCTGACCAACCGCGCGCTGCCCGTCGTCCCCGGCCTCGAGCTCACGGGCCGGTACCGGCCGGCGAGCGAGCACGACGTCGGCGGCGACTGGTACGACGTCATCGCGCTGCCCGACGGCAGAACGGGGCTCGTCATCGGGGACGTCATGGGGCACGGCATCCACGCCGCGGCCGTCATGGGCCAGCTCCGCACGGCGGTGCGCACGCTCGCCCGCCACGACGTCGACCCGGCCCGCATGCTCCGCTCGCTCGACGCCGTCGTGGCCGAGATGGGCGACGACCAGATGGCGACCTGCGTCTACGCCGTCCACGACCCCGCCGCCGGCGGATGCCTCGTCGCCAGGGCCGGTCATCCGCCGCCGGCCGTGGTGACGGGCGCGGGCGCCGTCACCTTCCTCGACGGCTCGCCCGGCACCCCGCTGGGAACCGGTGGGCGGCAGTTCGAGGCCGAAGAGGTTCCGCTGCCGTCCGGCAGCCTGCTCGTGCTGTACACCGACGGCCTCATCGAAGCCCGGGACCGCGACCTCGACCAGGGGCTCGACCGGCTCGCCCGGTCCCTGCGGCGACCCGGACGGCCCCTGCCGGCGCTCTGTGACGGCGTCCTCGAGCAGATGCTCCCGCGTCCCGCCCAGGACGACGTCGCGATACTGATGGCGCGCCCGCAGTGA